The following proteins are encoded in a genomic region of Streptomyces sp. SLBN-31:
- a CDS encoding TolB-like translocation protein — protein sequence MTSTRRRLLVLVAAVLVLAGVGTGVVLHAVARADHQNRPQAGGPTVADGKLTLRQSRRLVFVNGAAGPHRTAVASVASADPKGRRTASDLKCARFYAAAGTGVCLQSTTGVLKQSNRALLLDANLRTRHTFALAGTPSRARVSPSGRFVAWSVFVSGESYSSAFFSTRTSVLDTRTMKLTPSLETFSVVKDGKPYHASDINFWGVTFGSDDDTFYATLNTANKTYLVRGSLSRRTVTTLVENVECPSLSPDGTRVAFKKRILSRTDLWHEYVLDLRTLKETPLAERHSVDDQATWLDDRTVAYALPTDGKVGTSDLWSVPANGTGSPRLLIAGASSPAPL from the coding sequence ATGACATCGACGCGCCGCCGCCTGCTCGTACTCGTCGCGGCGGTCCTGGTCCTCGCGGGCGTGGGCACCGGCGTGGTCCTGCACGCCGTCGCCCGCGCGGACCACCAGAACCGGCCGCAGGCGGGCGGACCCACCGTGGCCGACGGCAAGTTGACGCTCCGTCAGAGCAGGCGGCTGGTCTTCGTCAACGGAGCCGCCGGCCCGCACCGCACGGCCGTCGCCTCCGTCGCGTCCGCCGACCCCAAGGGCCGGCGCACCGCCTCGGACCTGAAGTGCGCACGCTTCTACGCGGCGGCCGGCACGGGCGTCTGCCTCCAGTCCACCACCGGCGTCCTCAAGCAGAGCAACCGCGCCCTCCTGCTGGACGCGAACCTTCGCACCCGGCACACCTTCGCGCTCGCGGGCACCCCCAGCCGGGCCCGGGTCTCGCCCAGCGGCCGCTTCGTCGCCTGGAGCGTGTTCGTCTCCGGCGAGTCCTACTCCTCGGCGTTCTTCTCCACCCGCACCTCGGTCCTGGACACCCGCACCATGAAGCTGACCCCGAGCCTGGAGACGTTCTCCGTCGTCAAGGACGGCAAGCCCTACCACGCCTCGGACATCAACTTCTGGGGCGTCACCTTCGGCTCCGACGACGACACCTTCTACGCCACTCTCAACACCGCCAACAAGACATATCTGGTGCGGGGTTCGCTCTCCCGGCGGACGGTCACGACGCTGGTCGAGAACGTCGAGTGCCCCTCGCTCTCCCCCGACGGGACCCGCGTCGCCTTCAAGAAGCGGATCCTGTCGCGGACCGACCTGTGGCACGAGTACGTCCTCGACCTCAGGACGCTGAAGGAGACGCCGCTGGCCGAACGCCACAGCGTCGACGACCAGGCCACCTGGCTCGACGACCGCACCGTCGCCTACGCCCTTCCCACGGACGGCAAGGTCGGCACCAGCGACCTGTGGAGCGTCCCCGCGAACGGAACGGGCTCTCCCCGTCTCCTGATCGCGGGGGCCTCCTCCCCGGCGCCGCTCTAG
- a CDS encoding MFS transporter — MYLTDRSAPPKAGAADQGRRRGPVTGVAPIVLVLGTVSLITDISSEMVTAVLPLYLVTTLGFSPLGFGTLDGVYNGVSALVQLTGGHLADRVRNHKLMAGLGYGLSALCKPLLLLASSVGALGTVLALDRTGKGLRTAPRDAMISLSTPTERQGRAFGVHRAMDTTGALLGPLTAFLILRAAADGYDAVFGVSACVAVLGVLVLVLFVPGRGRAPRAPRDTEPQDQRRTPEAGPDPGTQPLRQTPGVPRDPGTQRLPQAPGSPQQAGPQDLGTSGVVAAEGSAAGGRQPVRVHEALALLRLPRLRALAGCAALLGLTTVSDAFVYLLLQRRTGIAEGWFPLLPLGTAAVFLLLAVPFGTLADRIGRRTVFLAGHAVLLTGYALLLWAPATPALPFLVLALHGMFYAATDGVLPAALAGVVPDHLRASGLAIVGTSQALARFCCSLAFGAAWTMWGPGPALAGSAVGLLCCATVAGVVLRPADETR, encoded by the coding sequence TTGTACCTCACGGATCGCTCCGCGCCCCCGAAGGCGGGCGCCGCCGACCAGGGCCGAAGACGCGGACCGGTGACCGGAGTCGCCCCGATCGTCCTCGTCCTGGGCACGGTCAGCCTGATCACCGACATCTCATCGGAGATGGTCACCGCCGTCCTGCCGCTGTACCTCGTCACCACGCTCGGCTTCAGCCCGCTCGGTTTCGGCACCCTCGACGGCGTCTACAACGGCGTCAGCGCGCTGGTCCAGCTGACCGGCGGGCACCTCGCCGACCGGGTGCGCAACCACAAGCTGATGGCGGGGCTCGGCTACGGACTGTCCGCGCTGTGCAAGCCGCTGCTGCTGCTCGCGAGCAGTGTCGGCGCGCTCGGCACGGTCCTCGCCCTGGACCGGACCGGCAAGGGCCTGCGCACCGCCCCGCGCGACGCGATGATCTCCCTGTCCACGCCCACCGAGAGACAGGGCCGGGCCTTCGGTGTGCACCGGGCGATGGACACCACCGGCGCGCTGCTCGGCCCGCTCACGGCCTTCCTCATCCTGCGCGCGGCGGCCGACGGTTACGACGCCGTGTTCGGCGTGAGCGCGTGCGTCGCCGTGCTCGGCGTGCTGGTACTGGTGCTGTTCGTGCCGGGCAGAGGACGGGCACCTCGCGCGCCACGGGACACGGAACCCCAGGACCAGCGACGGACGCCGGAGGCAGGGCCGGACCCGGGAACCCAGCCCTTGCGGCAGACGCCGGGCGTGCCGCGGGACCCGGGAACTCAGCGTTTGCCCCAGGCCCCGGGCTCGCCGCAACAGGCAGGGCCCCAGGACCTGGGCACGAGCGGAGTGGTGGCGGCCGAGGGGTCCGCGGCCGGCGGCAGGCAACCCGTCCGCGTCCACGAGGCGTTGGCGCTGCTGCGCCTGCCCCGACTGCGGGCGCTCGCCGGGTGCGCGGCCCTGCTCGGCCTGACCACCGTCAGCGACGCGTTCGTCTACCTGCTGCTGCAACGGCGCACGGGTATCGCGGAGGGGTGGTTCCCGCTGCTGCCGCTCGGGACCGCCGCCGTCTTCCTGCTGCTCGCCGTGCCCTTCGGTACCCTGGCCGACCGGATCGGACGCCGTACCGTGTTCCTCGCCGGGCACGCGGTCCTGCTCACCGGCTACGCCCTGCTGCTCTGGGCGCCGGCCACGCCGGCCCTGCCCTTCCTGGTCCTCGCCCTGCACGGCATGTTCTACGCGGCAACCGACGGGGTGCTCCCCGCCGCCCTGGCCGGTGTCGTGCCCGACCATCTGCGCGCCAGCGGCCTGGCCATCGTCGGCACCAGCCAGGCGCTGGCCAGATTCTGCTGCTCCCTCGCCTTCGGGGCCGCCTGGACGATGTGGGGCCCCGGCCCGGCGCTGGCCGGCTCGGCGGTCGGCCTGCTGTGCTGCGCCACCGTCGCCGGCGTGGTGCTGCGACCCGCCGACGAGACCCGATGA
- a CDS encoding glycosyltransferase family 2 protein, translating into MTSIVIPAHNEAPVLGRLLDALLTDSLSDDDPDIVVVCNGCTDDTASVAAARGPRVRVVEIPVPSKHAALRAGDDRARGFPRVYVDADVVISGADVRELTGPLEDEASGILATAPERRIPLAGCAWRVRAYYRVWQRLPAVREGLFGRGVIAVSKAGHARISALPPLMADDLAASLAFTARERRVVEAAGVVIRPPRTWPDLIRRRIRAAVSTAQVEQHQAPREASARTSKADLKAIVRGKPELLPSVVVFVAAALAARRASRKAIRAQDFGTWLRDESSRQN; encoded by the coding sequence GTGACGAGCATCGTGATCCCGGCCCACAATGAGGCGCCTGTCCTCGGAAGACTCCTCGACGCGCTGTTGACCGATTCCCTCTCCGACGACGACCCCGACATCGTGGTCGTGTGCAACGGCTGCACGGACGACACCGCGAGCGTCGCGGCCGCCCGGGGCCCGCGCGTGCGGGTGGTGGAGATCCCCGTGCCGTCCAAGCACGCCGCCCTGCGCGCGGGTGACGACCGCGCGCGCGGCTTCCCGCGCGTCTACGTGGACGCCGACGTCGTGATCAGCGGCGCCGACGTGCGAGAGCTGACCGGGCCCCTGGAGGACGAGGCCTCGGGCATCCTGGCCACCGCCCCGGAGCGGCGCATTCCGCTCGCCGGCTGTGCCTGGCGGGTGCGCGCCTACTACCGGGTGTGGCAGCGGCTGCCCGCCGTACGCGAGGGGCTGTTCGGCCGGGGTGTCATCGCCGTCTCCAAGGCCGGGCACGCGCGGATCTCCGCGCTGCCGCCGCTGATGGCGGACGACCTGGCCGCCTCCCTGGCGTTCACCGCGCGCGAGCGGCGCGTGGTCGAGGCGGCCGGCGTCGTGATCCGACCGCCCCGCACATGGCCGGATCTGATCAGACGGCGCATCCGGGCGGCGGTCTCCACCGCACAGGTCGAACAGCATCAGGCACCGCGAGAGGCCTCGGCGCGCACGAGCAAGGCGGACCTGAAAGCCATCGTCCGCGGGAAACCGGAGCTTCTCCCGAGCGTCGTGGTCTTCGTCGCGGCGGCGCTCGCCGCCCGGCGGGCGTCCCGAAAGGCCATCCGCGCACAGGACTTCGGCACCTGGCTGCGGGACGAGAGCAGCCGGCAGAACTGA
- a CDS encoding sugar transferase, producing the protein MDHRRPPARRRRWEQKYRILLLAADGFAAAAAAFLVHAVYDRWAVALVLPPTWIVAMLAHRSYDRGVLGLGVEEYRRVLRGAVALPALAALAYGLFRHDAGLLHDMIMAVVPAAVIALAVRYWLRRRLHRRWARSPDGTATLLVGPAHGVAELIAVLRRGGTPRLQAAGVCLTDPENASQIRRLGVPALGGVGDMNDVVRALGITTVVVLPAPELDASLLRRISWTAAVQGVDFLLAPVLTDVSAARLAVRPTNGVPLVRIRPPNLSRVSRLPKELLDRSLAAALLLFLALPMLVIALVVRLDSPGPALFRQQRVGRYGDQFTMFKFRTMRSDSEALRAELEHLNQNSDGLLFKVKKDPRITRVGSFLRHSSIDELPQLINVVRGQMSLVGPRPPLPEEVEEYTSDIKRRLLVKPGLTGLWQVSGRSDLPWDEAVRLDLGYVDNWSMGLDLSILARTGSAVVRGTGAY; encoded by the coding sequence GTGGATCACAGACGTCCACCAGCTCGCCGAAGACGTTGGGAACAGAAGTACCGGATTCTTCTCCTGGCCGCGGACGGCTTCGCAGCCGCAGCCGCGGCCTTCCTGGTCCACGCGGTCTACGACCGGTGGGCGGTCGCCCTGGTGCTGCCGCCGACCTGGATCGTGGCCATGCTCGCCCACCGGTCCTACGACCGCGGTGTGCTCGGCCTGGGTGTCGAGGAGTACCGACGGGTGCTCCGCGGGGCCGTCGCGCTGCCGGCGCTGGCCGCCCTCGCGTACGGGCTGTTCAGGCACGATGCGGGGCTCCTCCATGACATGATCATGGCGGTTGTGCCGGCTGCGGTGATCGCCCTCGCGGTCCGGTACTGGCTGCGCCGCCGACTGCACCGGCGATGGGCGCGCAGCCCCGACGGAACTGCGACGCTCCTGGTCGGACCGGCCCACGGGGTCGCCGAACTCATCGCCGTACTGCGGCGCGGCGGCACTCCGCGGCTCCAGGCCGCCGGAGTCTGCCTGACCGACCCGGAGAACGCCTCGCAGATCCGCAGGCTGGGGGTCCCCGCGCTCGGCGGTGTCGGTGACATGAACGACGTCGTGCGCGCCCTGGGCATCACCACCGTGGTGGTGCTGCCCGCCCCCGAACTCGACGCCTCCCTCCTGCGCCGGATCTCCTGGACCGCGGCCGTGCAGGGCGTCGACTTCCTGCTCGCCCCCGTGCTGACCGACGTGTCCGCGGCCCGCCTGGCCGTACGGCCCACCAACGGCGTGCCGCTGGTGCGGATCAGGCCCCCGAACCTCTCCCGGGTCTCCCGGCTGCCCAAGGAGCTGCTGGATCGTTCCCTCGCGGCCGCGCTGCTGCTGTTCCTCGCTCTGCCGATGCTGGTGATCGCCCTGGTCGTCCGGCTCGACAGCCCCGGCCCCGCGCTCTTCCGGCAGCAGCGAGTCGGCAGGTACGGCGACCAGTTCACCATGTTCAAGTTCCGCACGATGCGCTCCGACTCCGAGGCGCTGCGCGCGGAGCTGGAGCACCTCAACCAGAACAGCGACGGCCTGCTGTTCAAGGTGAAGAAGGACCCCCGGATCACCCGGGTCGGCTCCTTCCTGCGACACAGCTCGATTGACGAACTCCCGCAGCTCATCAACGTCGTGCGGGGCCAGATGTCGCTCGTCGGCCCGCGTCCGCCGCTGCCCGAGGAGGTCGAGGAGTACACCTCGGACATCAAACGCCGCCTGCTGGTCAAGCCCGGCCTCACCGGCCTGTGGCAGGTCAGCGGCCGCTCCGACCTCCCCTGGGACGAGGCCGTCCGGCTCGATCTCGGATACGTGGACAACTGGTCGATGGGCCTGGACCTGTCGATCCTGGCGCGCACCGGGTCCGCGGTGGTGCGGGGAACGGGGGCCTACTGA
- a CDS encoding Gfo/Idh/MocA family protein, producing the protein MTQEPLGVAVVGAGYWGPNLVRNFQASERFRLRWLCDLDVDRARRVLGGYSTVEATADYAAVLADPDVAAVAVATPAGTHLDIALAALRAGKHVLVEKPLAATYADGVRLVTEAEERGLTLMCDHTYCYTPAVGRIREMVRAGDLGEIHFVDSVRINLGLVQKDIDVLWDLAPHDLSILDFILPAGVEPVAVAAHGADPIGAGQACVAYLTLTLSTGAIAHVHVNWLSPTKVRTTMVGGSKRTLLWDDLNPLQRVAVYDRGVEMAAPQEIGADERREMLVSYRSGDMVAPAIGEKEALRSMVDEFGDAIRAGRAPLTDGRAGLRVLDILEAASRSLEFKGAVVGLRAGR; encoded by the coding sequence GTGACGCAGGAGCCGTTGGGGGTCGCCGTCGTCGGTGCCGGCTACTGGGGCCCCAACCTCGTACGCAACTTCCAGGCCAGCGAGCGGTTCCGGCTGCGCTGGCTGTGCGACCTCGACGTGGACCGGGCCCGGCGGGTCCTCGGGGGCTACTCCACGGTCGAGGCCACCGCCGACTACGCGGCCGTCCTCGCCGACCCCGACGTGGCCGCCGTCGCCGTCGCGACGCCCGCGGGCACCCACCTCGACATCGCCCTGGCCGCCCTGCGCGCCGGAAAGCACGTCCTGGTGGAGAAGCCGCTCGCGGCGACCTACGCCGACGGGGTGCGCCTGGTCACCGAGGCCGAGGAACGCGGCCTGACCCTGATGTGCGACCACACCTACTGCTACACGCCCGCGGTGGGCCGTATCCGCGAAATGGTCCGGGCCGGCGACCTCGGCGAGATCCACTTCGTCGACTCCGTCCGCATCAACCTCGGGCTGGTGCAGAAGGACATCGACGTCCTGTGGGACCTGGCCCCGCACGACCTGTCCATCCTGGACTTCATCCTGCCCGCGGGCGTCGAACCCGTCGCCGTCGCCGCCCACGGAGCCGACCCGATCGGCGCCGGACAGGCCTGCGTCGCCTATCTGACGCTCACGCTCAGCACCGGGGCCATCGCCCACGTCCACGTCAACTGGCTCTCCCCGACCAAGGTGCGCACCACCATGGTCGGCGGCTCCAAGCGCACCCTGCTCTGGGACGACCTCAACCCCCTGCAGCGGGTGGCCGTCTACGACCGCGGCGTGGAGATGGCCGCACCGCAGGAGATCGGCGCGGACGAGCGCAGGGAGATGCTCGTCTCGTACCGCTCCGGCGACATGGTCGCGCCCGCGATCGGTGAGAAGGAAGCGCTGCGCAGCATGGTCGACGAGTTCGGTGACGCCATCAGGGCGGGCCGGGCGCCGCTCACCGACGGCCGGGCGGGCCTGAGGGTGCTGGACATTCTCGAGGCGGCGTCCCGGAGCCTCGAATTCAAGGGCGCGGTCGTCGGCCTGCGCGCCGGGCGTTGA
- a CDS encoding NAD-dependent epimerase/dehydratase family protein: MSSVRGKKILVTGGAGTIGSNLVDLLAEGGAREIVVLDNFVRGRRANLAKALPSGVVEVVEGDVRDVETVRKVTEGADLVFHLAAIRITQCAEEPRLANEVLVDGTFNVLEAAAEAGVGKVIASSSASVYGMAEQFPTTERHHPYNNDTFYGAAKAFNEGMLRSFHAMYGLDYVALRYFNVYGPRMDIHGLYTEVLIRWMERIEAGEPPLILGDGTQTMDFVDVRDIARANVLAAESDLTDEVFNIASGTETSLKELAEGLLEAMGAEGLQPEHGPARAVNGVVRRLADTSHAAERLGFTAQIDLRTGLRDLVEWWRAEREAAK; the protein is encoded by the coding sequence TTGAGCAGCGTACGAGGCAAGAAGATCCTGGTCACCGGGGGAGCGGGCACCATCGGCTCCAACCTGGTCGACCTCCTGGCCGAGGGCGGCGCCCGCGAGATCGTCGTGCTCGACAACTTCGTGCGCGGACGGCGGGCCAACCTTGCCAAGGCCCTGCCCAGCGGGGTCGTGGAGGTCGTCGAGGGCGATGTCCGGGACGTCGAGACCGTACGGAAGGTCACCGAGGGCGCCGACCTGGTGTTCCACCTGGCCGCGATCCGCATCACCCAGTGCGCGGAGGAGCCCCGGCTCGCCAACGAGGTCCTGGTCGACGGCACCTTCAACGTCCTGGAGGCGGCGGCCGAGGCCGGCGTCGGCAAGGTCATCGCCTCCTCCTCGGCGTCCGTCTACGGCATGGCCGAACAGTTCCCGACGACCGAGCGCCACCACCCGTACAACAACGACACCTTCTACGGCGCCGCCAAGGCCTTCAACGAGGGCATGCTGCGCAGCTTCCACGCCATGTACGGCCTGGACTACGTGGCCCTGCGCTACTTCAACGTCTACGGCCCCCGCATGGACATCCACGGCCTCTACACCGAGGTCCTCATCCGCTGGATGGAGCGCATCGAGGCGGGCGAGCCGCCGCTGATCCTGGGCGACGGCACGCAGACCATGGACTTCGTCGACGTGCGCGACATCGCCAGGGCCAATGTCCTCGCGGCAGAGTCGGACCTCACCGACGAGGTCTTCAACATCGCCAGCGGTACGGAGACCTCGCTGAAGGAACTCGCCGAAGGCCTGCTGGAGGCCATGGGCGCCGAGGGTCTGCAGCCCGAACACGGGCCCGCCCGCGCGGTCAACGGCGTGGTCCGGCGCCTCGCGGACACCTCGCACGCCGCCGAACGCCTCGGGTTCACCGCGCAGATCGACCTGCGCACGGGCCTCAGGGATCTGGTCGAGTGGTGGCGCGCGGAGCGGGAGGCCGCCAAGTGA
- a CDS encoding DegT/DnrJ/EryC1/StrS aminotransferase family protein, with protein sequence MSTDRIPVMIPWLGEEEARAASDAVLSGWVAQGPRVAEFERTFAERVGAEHGIAVSSCTTALHLCLVALGLGPGDEVVVPSLSFIATANAVRYVGAEPVFADVDLATGNLTPATVDAVRTARTRAVLAVHQGGVPADVHALRAACAEWDLPLVEDAACAIGSTVGGKPVGHGALLAAWSFHPRKVVTTGEGGMITTDDAQWAARLRRLREHGMNASAADRHASDKPVLESYLEVGFNYRMTDIQAAVGLVQLGKLEAMIARRRELAARYDALLHDVPGLTPVRDPEHGQSNFQSYWVLLEEDFPVGRDDLLAALAAAGVSARRGIMAAHLEPAYADHPRAPLPVTERLTRDSLILPLFHTMTEAQQDRVVAVLHEQAGG encoded by the coding sequence GTGAGCACCGACCGCATCCCGGTGATGATCCCCTGGCTCGGCGAGGAGGAGGCGAGGGCCGCCTCCGACGCCGTGCTGTCCGGGTGGGTCGCCCAGGGCCCGAGGGTCGCCGAGTTCGAGCGGACCTTCGCCGAACGGGTGGGGGCCGAGCACGGCATCGCCGTCAGCTCCTGCACGACCGCCCTGCACCTCTGCCTCGTCGCGCTCGGCCTCGGCCCCGGCGACGAGGTCGTGGTGCCGTCGCTGTCGTTCATCGCCACCGCCAACGCCGTACGGTACGTCGGCGCCGAACCGGTGTTCGCCGACGTCGACCTCGCCACCGGCAACCTGACCCCGGCCACCGTGGACGCGGTACGCACCGCCCGCACCAGGGCCGTCCTCGCCGTTCACCAGGGCGGCGTACCGGCCGACGTGCACGCCCTGCGCGCCGCCTGCGCCGAGTGGGATCTGCCCCTGGTCGAGGACGCGGCCTGCGCCATCGGCTCCACGGTCGGCGGCAAGCCCGTCGGGCACGGCGCGCTGCTCGCCGCCTGGTCCTTCCACCCCCGCAAGGTGGTCACCACCGGCGAGGGCGGCATGATCACCACCGACGACGCCCAGTGGGCGGCCCGGCTGCGCCGGCTGCGCGAGCACGGCATGAACGCCTCGGCGGCCGACCGGCACGCGAGCGACAAGCCGGTCCTGGAGAGCTACCTGGAAGTCGGCTTCAACTACCGGATGACCGATATCCAGGCCGCCGTCGGCCTGGTCCAGCTCGGCAAGCTCGAGGCGATGATCGCCCGCCGCCGCGAACTGGCCGCCCGCTACGACGCGTTGCTGCACGACGTCCCGGGCCTGACGCCCGTGCGCGACCCCGAACACGGTCAGAGCAACTTCCAGTCCTACTGGGTGCTGCTGGAAGAGGACTTCCCCGTCGGCCGGGACGACCTGCTCGCCGCGCTCGCCGCGGCCGGTGTCTCCGCGCGGCGCGGAATCATGGCCGCGCACCTCGAACCCGCCTACGCGGACCACCCGAGGGCCCCGCTGCCGGTCACCGAGCGCCTCACCCGAGACTCGCTGATCCTGCCCCTGTTCCACACCATGACCGAGGCCCAGCAGGACCGCGTCGTGGCCGTACTGCATGAACAGGCCGGCGGATGA
- a CDS encoding acetyltransferase, with translation MTELVIIGAGGFARETAQAVRDAGGFELLGHLDDNAALHGTAVDGVPVLGGCDLVHRLPAARAVVCVGNPRDYAARARLVRRLALPEDRYATVIHPTASVSRSSRVGPGSVLLAHCALTAAVRVGAHVAVMPQVVLTHDDVVEDFATLASGVRLGGGARLERGAYVGSGALVREGTTVGAWSLIGMGSAVLGDVPPGEVWVGSPARRLRAADAPALDELAVPTVGGPLT, from the coding sequence ATGACGGAACTTGTCATCATCGGCGCGGGCGGCTTCGCCCGGGAGACCGCACAGGCCGTACGGGACGCGGGCGGCTTCGAGCTGCTCGGCCACTTGGACGACAACGCGGCCCTGCACGGCACCGCGGTGGACGGCGTGCCCGTCCTCGGCGGCTGTGACCTGGTCCACCGGCTGCCCGCCGCCCGGGCGGTGGTCTGCGTCGGCAACCCGCGGGACTACGCGGCCCGCGCCCGCCTGGTCCGCCGGCTCGCCCTGCCCGAGGACCGCTACGCCACCGTGATCCACCCGACGGCGTCGGTGTCGCGGTCCTCCCGGGTCGGCCCCGGTTCGGTGCTGCTCGCGCACTGCGCGCTGACCGCCGCCGTCCGGGTGGGCGCGCACGTCGCCGTGATGCCGCAGGTCGTCCTCACCCACGACGACGTGGTCGAGGACTTCGCGACGCTCGCCTCCGGAGTACGCCTGGGCGGCGGAGCGCGGCTGGAACGGGGGGCCTATGTGGGCTCCGGCGCGCTCGTCAGGGAGGGGACGACGGTCGGCGCCTGGTCGCTGATCGGGATGGGCAGTGCCGTGCTCGGCGACGTTCCGCCGGGCGAGGTCTGGGTGGGGAGCCCGGCCCGGCGGCTGCGCGCGGCGGACGCGCCCGCGCTCGACGAACTCGCAGTACCGACAGTGGGGGGACCGCTGACATGA
- a CDS encoding DegT/DnrJ/EryC1/StrS aminotransferase family protein, with the protein MNQIPLVDLKAAHEEVAGEVRAGFERVLANTAFVGGEEVRRFEREYAEFGGVAHCVGVANGTDAVELALRASGVGPGDEVVVPANTFIATAGAVARIGARPVLADCLPDSHLLDPQAALDAIGHATRAVVPVHLYGQMADVTALTAQLPEGVAVVEDAAQCQGATRDGRAPGSGGIAATSFYPGKNLGAYGDAGAVLTDDEERAGLVRAIANHGGVAKYRHDVPGFNSRLDGLQAVVLRAKLARLADGNAARRAAAARYDALLADLADAGRVVLPVTVPGNLHVWHLYVVQVVGADRDDVVGKLNAEGIGAGVHYPAPVHLTPAYRHLGHRRGDFPNAEQAADRILSLPLYPQITPEQQQRVVDTLADALGI; encoded by the coding sequence ATGAACCAGATTCCGCTTGTCGACCTCAAGGCGGCTCATGAGGAGGTCGCCGGCGAGGTACGGGCCGGATTCGAACGGGTCCTGGCGAACACCGCGTTCGTCGGCGGCGAGGAGGTCCGCCGATTCGAGCGCGAGTACGCCGAGTTCGGCGGAGTCGCGCACTGCGTCGGCGTCGCCAACGGCACCGACGCCGTCGAACTCGCCCTGCGCGCGAGCGGAGTGGGCCCGGGCGACGAGGTCGTGGTGCCCGCCAACACCTTCATCGCCACCGCCGGCGCGGTGGCCCGGATCGGGGCGCGCCCGGTCCTGGCGGACTGCCTGCCCGACAGCCATCTCCTCGACCCACAGGCCGCGTTGGACGCGATCGGCCACGCCACCCGCGCGGTCGTCCCCGTGCACCTGTACGGCCAGATGGCCGACGTGACGGCACTGACCGCCCAACTCCCTGAAGGGGTGGCGGTGGTGGAGGACGCCGCCCAGTGCCAGGGCGCCACCCGCGACGGCCGTGCGCCGGGCAGCGGCGGCATCGCGGCCACCAGCTTCTACCCGGGCAAGAACCTCGGGGCCTACGGCGACGCGGGCGCGGTGCTCACCGACGACGAGGAACGCGCCGGCCTGGTGCGGGCGATCGCCAACCACGGCGGAGTCGCCAAGTACCGCCACGACGTCCCCGGGTTCAACAGCCGCCTGGACGGGCTGCAGGCCGTCGTCCTGCGGGCCAAGCTGGCGCGGCTGGCCGACGGCAACGCGGCCCGCCGGGCGGCCGCCGCCCGCTACGACGCGCTGCTCGCCGACCTGGCCGACGCCGGCCGGGTCGTCCTCCCCGTGACCGTGCCGGGCAACCTCCATGTCTGGCACCTGTACGTCGTCCAGGTCGTCGGCGCCGACCGGGACGACGTCGTCGGCAAGCTCAACGCGGAGGGCATCGGCGCGGGCGTGCACTACCCCGCCCCGGTCCACCTCACGCCGGCGTACCGCCATCTCGGCCACCGCCGGGGCGACTTCCCGAACGCGGAGCAGGCAGCGGACCGCATCCTCTCGCTGCCGCTCTACCCGCAGATCACGCCCGAGCAGCAGCAGCGGGTCGTCGACACGCTCGCCGACGCGCTGGGCATCTGA